One window of the Chitinophaga niabensis genome contains the following:
- a CDS encoding LptF/LptG family permease, translating to MKKIDWYILRKFIGTFIYSLMILLVISVVIDITEKIDDFMTHNLSFGFVLMNYYIGFIPHIAALLFPLFIFISVIFFTSKLAYKTEIVAILSSGVSFRRFLRPYWVGAILFGGILWAANQWVVPNANRIRTTFENKYVSAPTNSEALRDKTLRVDSNTYITFGYYDPNYKNGSDFVLKRVDGQKVIYNMRAERVTWDSTTRKWKLEFASERTIDGLKEKLTFKNDTTIKIPLLPSELIEEKNKQEAMTTPELNRFLEREELRGAEGLNTYYVEKYRRTSAAVAVVILVLIGAIISSRKVRGGSGLHLALGIVISATYILFMQFSTVFATKANLDPLLAAWIPNFMFGLLALWLYFRAPK from the coding sequence ATGAAGAAGATAGACTGGTACATATTACGCAAGTTCATCGGCACATTCATTTACTCCCTGATGATCCTGCTGGTGATCTCGGTAGTGATAGACATCACGGAAAAGATAGATGACTTCATGACGCACAACCTCTCCTTCGGTTTTGTGCTCATGAACTACTACATCGGTTTCATCCCGCACATTGCTGCCCTGTTGTTCCCGCTATTTATTTTTATCTCCGTGATCTTCTTCACGTCCAAACTGGCCTATAAAACAGAGATTGTAGCTATTCTCAGTTCCGGCGTAAGTTTCCGCCGGTTCCTCCGTCCATACTGGGTAGGGGCCATCCTTTTCGGAGGCATCCTCTGGGCTGCGAATCAATGGGTAGTGCCCAATGCCAACCGCATCCGTACCACCTTTGAAAATAAATACGTTAGCGCTCCCACCAATTCAGAAGCCCTGCGGGATAAGACTTTGCGGGTAGACAGCAATACCTATATCACTTTCGGTTATTACGATCCCAATTATAAGAACGGCTCTGACTTTGTGCTGAAACGGGTGGATGGGCAAAAAGTGATCTATAACATGCGTGCGGAAAGGGTGACCTGGGATTCCACTACCAGGAAGTGGAAACTGGAGTTTGCCTCAGAACGCACAATAGACGGCTTGAAAGAAAAGCTCACGTTTAAGAACGATACCACTATTAAGATACCTTTATTACCCTCGGAACTGATAGAGGAAAAGAATAAACAGGAAGCCATGACCACTCCTGAACTGAACCGTTTCCTGGAACGGGAGGAACTGAGAGGGGCAGAGGGCCTGAACACTTATTATGTGGAAAAATACCGCAGGACCTCTGCAGCAGTGGCTGTAGTGATCCTGGTACTGATAGGGGCCATTATCTCCAGCCGGAAGGTGAGGGGAGGAAGTGGTTTACACCTGGCCCTGGGGATTGTGATCAGCGCTACTTACATCCTCTTTATGCAGTTTTCAACGGTATTTGCCACCAAAGCTAACCTGGACCCCTTACTGGCGGCATGGATACCCAACTTCATGTTTGGATTGCTGGCGCTCTGGCTGTATTTCCGTGCACCAAAATAA
- a CDS encoding PKD domain-containing protein — MKSTRPIGIFSVLQVWILVMIGLPAMAQEHTHSSNLAPIEFVENKGQWEGDFQYRAALGNVSVFTKKNGFRFLLLHKEDMSKLESSKHGQVSDPNKPPVYYPKSGDGSKNNPDATLGKPGSGGGGYVPGQVRGHAYDLEFLNASPNPEIIPSKPTQENISYIIGNDPSKWKSDIGAYTNLLYKDLYQGIDLQVYSETGQMKYDLIVHPGSDPGKIQFAYTGATALTLKKGNLHVQTSVGETIELMPFAYQYIDNQRKSVNVQYEVKGKQVSFKVSGKYDNQYPLVIDPTIVFATLSGSRADNWGFTATYDAQGNFYGGGIAFDVGYPVSAGAYDNSFNGKAFDMAITKFNPQGSRIIYSTYIGGAGEDQPHSLFVDGQGNLVISGRSNASNYPTTATVGPLGGFDIVVTKLNAAGSALIGSMRIGGSSNDGANMTASKGSGTDVLLRNYGDDARSEVVVDGGGNIYVASSTQSSNFPATAGTFQPTYGGGRQDGVLLKINPTCNSLIWGSFIGGSAEDAAYVLAVNGGNSVYVAGGTASANFPSRGGAVYPTFRGGACDGYITHVSADGSTILQSTFIGSDNGRADQVYGIQLDRNGDVYVMGTTEGTWPVLQPTGTATFYNDNSKQFITKLRPDLSALIYSTTFGKAAPQPSLSPVAFLVDRCQNVYVSGWGGLLNSGSHFSNSGTAGLRVTPDARKPTTDNSDFYFFVMKRDATDILYGSFYGGTGLLEHVDGGTSRFDQNGVIYQAICAACPQEDRRLRFPTTPGSYYTGIPDGCNLGALKIAFNLDGVRAGFTTQERKRNYCVPSTITFIDTTLIPAQSWTWNFGDGSPEVTNTSTSMTHTYTAIGDYRVRLIKYDPGSCNVYDTAYMDIRIRADQATVGFTETRLPPCTSLIYEFVNNSVAPAGKPFTNTSFTWDFGDGTPRVTTGTATQQHSYASEGIYNVTLTLTDTNYCNAPEVITHQLRVAANVVAAFALPDSACAPYLARFDNISKGGVTFQWDFGDGTSSTEIYPEHMYTQPGTYPVRLIANDPNTCNLVDDTTMIITVMPPPTAAFSFQPNKPQENTPTTFTNESTGADHYWWDFGDGNTSRVMNPTYQYVKTGTYEVCLIATTKFGCQDTVCQTVSAIVNPLFDVPTAFSPNGDGINDVWEIKGFGVSKYDMKVFNRWGQLMFHSTSQKQGWDGRFNGAIQPMDAYAYVLSIEFSDGVTANKTGNVTLLR, encoded by the coding sequence TTGAAATCTACTCGCCCTATCGGCATTTTTAGTGTATTGCAAGTCTGGATACTGGTTATGATTGGTTTGCCAGCAATGGCACAGGAACATACACACTCCAGCAACCTCGCTCCCATTGAGTTTGTGGAGAACAAGGGGCAATGGGAGGGTGATTTTCAGTACAGGGCGGCTTTAGGAAATGTGAGCGTTTTTACAAAGAAGAACGGTTTCCGTTTCCTGCTTCTTCACAAAGAGGACATGAGCAAACTGGAATCCTCCAAACATGGCCAGGTAAGTGATCCCAACAAACCTCCCGTATATTATCCCAAATCCGGCGATGGCTCAAAAAATAATCCCGATGCCACTTTAGGCAAACCCGGCAGTGGCGGCGGCGGATATGTGCCCGGCCAGGTAAGGGGGCATGCTTACGATCTGGAATTCCTCAATGCATCTCCCAACCCGGAGATCATTCCTTCCAAACCTACACAGGAGAATATCTCGTATATCATAGGCAATGACCCTTCTAAATGGAAATCAGATATCGGCGCTTATACCAATCTGCTGTACAAAGATCTGTACCAGGGGATTGACCTGCAGGTTTACTCAGAAACCGGCCAGATGAAATACGATCTGATCGTACATCCCGGCAGCGACCCCGGCAAGATCCAATTTGCCTACACGGGAGCCACTGCACTTACCCTGAAAAAAGGGAACCTGCATGTGCAAACATCCGTAGGGGAAACTATTGAGCTCATGCCTTTTGCCTACCAGTATATCGATAATCAGCGGAAATCCGTGAATGTGCAGTATGAAGTGAAAGGCAAACAGGTATCCTTCAAAGTATCCGGTAAATATGATAATCAATATCCGCTGGTGATAGACCCCACCATTGTATTTGCTACCCTGTCCGGCTCAAGGGCTGATAACTGGGGTTTTACCGCAACATACGATGCGCAGGGGAATTTCTATGGCGGCGGTATCGCATTTGACGTAGGTTACCCCGTATCTGCCGGTGCTTACGATAACTCCTTTAACGGGAAAGCGTTTGATATGGCCATCACCAAATTCAATCCGCAAGGCTCCCGAATCATTTATTCTACTTACATCGGTGGTGCCGGTGAAGATCAGCCCCATAGTCTTTTTGTGGATGGGCAGGGCAACCTCGTTATCTCCGGAAGGTCCAACGCCAGCAATTATCCTACTACTGCTACCGTAGGCCCGCTGGGTGGTTTTGATATTGTTGTTACCAAACTGAATGCAGCCGGTTCTGCATTGATCGGTTCCATGCGTATTGGCGGCAGCTCCAATGATGGTGCTAATATGACGGCCAGTAAAGGAAGCGGTACGGATGTGCTGTTACGCAATTATGGTGACGATGCCCGTAGTGAAGTAGTGGTAGATGGTGGAGGCAATATTTATGTAGCCAGTTCCACCCAGTCTTCCAACTTCCCTGCAACAGCGGGAACCTTCCAGCCCACTTATGGCGGTGGCCGGCAGGACGGTGTACTGCTGAAAATAAATCCTACCTGTAACAGCCTGATCTGGGGCAGCTTCATCGGAGGCAGCGCAGAAGATGCAGCATATGTATTGGCCGTGAATGGAGGAAACAGTGTGTACGTGGCAGGAGGAACAGCCAGTGCTAATTTTCCTTCACGCGGTGGTGCCGTATATCCAACTTTCAGAGGCGGCGCCTGTGATGGTTATATCACCCACGTTTCCGCAGATGGCAGCACTATCCTGCAATCTACTTTCATTGGCTCTGATAACGGCAGGGCAGACCAGGTGTATGGTATTCAGCTGGACAGGAACGGAGATGTATATGTAATGGGAACAACAGAAGGTACATGGCCGGTGCTTCAACCTACCGGTACGGCTACTTTCTACAACGATAATTCAAAACAGTTCATCACTAAATTACGCCCGGATCTTTCTGCGCTGATCTACTCTACCACTTTCGGAAAAGCAGCACCGCAGCCAAGTTTATCACCAGTGGCATTTTTGGTGGACAGGTGCCAGAACGTATACGTATCCGGCTGGGGTGGTTTGCTGAACAGCGGCAGTCATTTCAGCAACTCCGGAACTGCCGGCCTGCGCGTTACGCCGGATGCGCGGAAACCCACAACAGACAACAGCGACTTCTACTTCTTCGTAATGAAGAGAGATGCTACAGATATCCTTTATGGTTCTTTCTATGGCGGTACCGGATTACTGGAACACGTGGATGGCGGTACCAGCCGCTTTGATCAGAACGGTGTGATCTACCAGGCCATTTGTGCAGCCTGCCCGCAGGAAGACAGAAGATTGCGTTTCCCTACTACACCAGGTTCTTATTACACCGGTATTCCGGATGGCTGTAACCTTGGCGCTTTAAAGATTGCCTTTAACCTCGATGGGGTGAGGGCAGGATTTACCACGCAGGAAAGAAAAAGGAATTACTGCGTACCGTCTACCATCACATTCATTGACACCACGTTGATTCCGGCACAAAGCTGGACCTGGAATTTTGGAGATGGTTCACCTGAAGTAACTAATACCAGCACTTCCATGACGCATACCTACACCGCGATCGGTGATTACAGGGTGCGGCTGATCAAATATGATCCGGGAAGTTGTAATGTATATGATACGGCGTATATGGATATCCGTATCCGTGCAGACCAGGCTACAGTTGGTTTCACGGAAACAAGACTGCCACCCTGTACTTCACTCATCTATGAATTTGTAAATAACTCGGTGGCGCCCGCGGGCAAACCGTTTACGAATACCTCTTTCACATGGGATTTTGGAGATGGTACACCAAGGGTAACTACGGGTACGGCTACACAACAACATTCCTATGCCAGTGAAGGTATATACAATGTAACGCTTACCCTTACAGATACTAATTATTGTAACGCGCCGGAAGTGATCACACATCAATTGCGTGTGGCCGCTAACGTAGTCGCGGCATTTGCATTGCCGGACAGTGCCTGTGCACCATATCTTGCCCGCTTTGATAACATCTCCAAAGGCGGTGTTACCTTCCAGTGGGATTTTGGAGATGGTACTTCTTCCACAGAGATCTACCCTGAGCATATGTACACACAGCCGGGCACGTATCCTGTAAGGCTGATCGCAAATGATCCGAACACCTGTAACCTGGTAGATGATACAACCATGATCATCACCGTCATGCCGCCACCAACAGCAGCATTCTCCTTCCAGCCAAACAAGCCGCAGGAGAATACACCTACTACTTTCACTAATGAATCTACCGGCGCAGATCATTACTGGTGGGATTTTGGGGATGGCAATACATCCAGGGTAATGAATCCTACCTACCAATATGTTAAAACGGGAACGTATGAAGTATGCCTGATCGCAACCACAAAGTTTGGTTGCCAGGATACTGTTTGCCAGACCGTGAGTGCAATTGTGAACCCGTTATTTGATGTGCCTACTGCTTTCTCACCGAATGGAGATGGTATCAATGATGTATGGGAGATCAAAGGTTTTGGTGTGAGCAAGTATGATATGAAAGTATTTAACCGCTGGGGTCAGTTAATGTTCCATTCAACCTCTCAGAAACAGGGATGGGATGGGCGTTTCAATGGAGCCATTCAGCCAATGGATGCGTATGCTTATGTACTCTCTATAGAGTTCTCAGATGGCGTCACCGCCAACAAAACGGGTAATGTAACATTGTTAAGATAG
- the tgt gene encoding tRNA guanosine(34) transglycosylase Tgt, which yields MNFELTKTDPSGARAGTLTTDHGTIQTPIFMPVGTVGSVKAVTQEQLRNDINARIILGNTYHLYLRPGLDVLKQAGGLHKFNGWDRPLLTDSGGYQVFSLAANRKIKEEGCLFQSHIDGSRHLFTPENVMDIQRVIGADIIMAFDECPPYPSEYQYAKRSMELTHRWLDRCIKRLNETSPEYGHEQTLFPIVQGSTYKDLRKISAEAIASRNCAGNAIGGLSVGEPEADMYEMCGLVTEILPKEKPRYLMGVGTPWNILQNIELGIDMFDCVMPTRNGRNGMLFTWQGVINIRNKKWATDFSQLDAENPCFASQNYTKAYVRHLFVAGEILGMTLASIHNLCFYLELVKAAREQILQGTYGPWKAKMIPQLKTRL from the coding sequence TTGAATTTTGAGTTAACAAAAACGGATCCTTCGGGCGCAAGGGCAGGTACCCTCACTACAGATCATGGGACTATCCAAACGCCCATCTTCATGCCTGTAGGCACTGTGGGCAGTGTGAAAGCGGTCACCCAGGAACAATTACGCAACGATATCAATGCCCGGATCATCCTGGGTAATACCTATCATTTATATCTCCGGCCGGGACTGGATGTGCTGAAACAGGCCGGTGGTTTACATAAATTTAATGGCTGGGACCGCCCTTTGCTGACAGACAGTGGGGGATACCAGGTATTTTCCCTGGCCGCCAACCGTAAGATCAAGGAAGAGGGCTGCCTTTTCCAGAGCCATATAGACGGGAGCCGGCACCTGTTCACACCGGAAAACGTGATGGACATTCAGCGGGTGATAGGAGCAGACATCATCATGGCTTTTGACGAATGCCCTCCATACCCCAGCGAGTACCAGTATGCCAAACGCAGTATGGAACTCACACACCGCTGGCTGGACAGGTGTATTAAACGCCTCAATGAAACTTCCCCAGAATACGGGCATGAGCAAACGCTGTTCCCTATTGTACAGGGAAGTACTTATAAAGACCTCAGAAAGATCTCCGCAGAAGCCATTGCCTCCCGCAATTGTGCCGGGAATGCCATTGGCGGCCTGAGTGTGGGAGAACCGGAAGCAGATATGTATGAAATGTGCGGCCTGGTTACAGAGATCCTCCCCAAAGAAAAACCCCGTTACCTGATGGGTGTGGGTACCCCCTGGAATATCCTGCAGAACATTGAGCTGGGTATTGATATGTTCGACTGTGTAATGCCTACCCGCAATGGCCGGAACGGTATGCTGTTCACCTGGCAGGGTGTGATAAATATCCGGAATAAGAAATGGGCAACAGACTTCAGTCAGCTGGATGCGGAAAACCCCTGTTTTGCCAGTCAGAATTATACCAAAGCCTATGTGCGTCATTTGTTTGTGGCAGGTGAGATCCTGGGCATGACCCTGGCCAGCATCCACAACCTCTGCTTTTACCTGGAACTGGTAAAAGCCGCCAGGGAACAGATCCTGCAGGGAACTTACGGACCCTGGAAGGCCAAAATGATCCCGCAGCTGAAGACCAGGCTGTAA
- the recG gene encoding ATP-dependent DNA helicase RecG, translated as MNLISSILSNPIEYLKGVGPQRGELLRKEINLHTFRDLLEYYPFRYVDRTKVDKIAHLSGIEDFVQIRGRIVYMEVMGEKRSKRLVATLQDETGRIELVWFQGWQWMEKSLRQNVTYLVFGRLSQFNSTLQMAHPEIDLVTEETATGKQHLEPVYYTTEKLKVKGLTAKAIGKLSANLLQQLQLAEIRENIPQPVLQAFRLMPRAQAFFKIHLPASEEEAKQAQRRLKFEELFLAQIRICRLKIRRHHQSHGFVFNAVGEVFNNFYNNHMPFPLTGAQKRVLKEIRKDTVTGRQMNRLLQGDVGSGKTMVALLTLLMAIDNGFQGCLMAPTEILAQQHYIGLSELLKDTPVKVALLTGNVKGKARKTILAETIEGTIHILIGTHALLENEVKFKHLGMAIVDEQHRFGVAQRARLWEKNNTPPHILVMTATPIPRTLAMTVYGDLDVSIIDEMPPGRKPITTVHRTEFQRPSVMDFIREEIRKGRQAYIVYPLIEESANMDYENLTKGYEEVKAFFPEPKYYISMVHGRQPQAQKETNMQRFVAGDTQIMVATTVIEVGVNVPNASVMVIESTERFGLSQLHQLRGRVGRGAEQSFCILMTGNKLGKDSQERVKVMVKTNDGFVISEKDMELRGPGDMEGTRQSGLLDLKLADIVQDRAMLAAARECAEKILSEDPELELPENKPLSEYLATQRSKSSWSKIS; from the coding sequence ATGAACCTTATCTCTTCCATATTATCCAATCCGATAGAATACCTCAAAGGGGTAGGTCCCCAGCGGGGAGAACTGTTGCGCAAGGAGATAAACCTGCACACCTTCCGCGACCTGCTGGAATATTATCCTTTCCGGTATGTGGACAGGACCAAAGTAGACAAGATCGCGCATCTGAGCGGGATCGAGGACTTTGTACAAATCCGCGGGCGTATTGTGTATATGGAAGTGATGGGAGAAAAACGGTCTAAAAGACTGGTGGCCACCCTGCAGGATGAAACCGGCAGAATAGAACTGGTGTGGTTCCAGGGCTGGCAGTGGATGGAAAAGTCCCTGCGGCAGAATGTAACCTACCTCGTTTTCGGCAGGCTCTCGCAGTTCAACAGCACGCTGCAGATGGCGCATCCTGAAATAGACCTGGTAACGGAAGAGACCGCAACCGGCAAACAGCATCTGGAGCCGGTGTATTACACCACAGAAAAACTGAAAGTAAAAGGCCTAACGGCAAAGGCTATCGGAAAACTCTCCGCCAACCTGTTGCAGCAATTGCAGCTGGCAGAAATAAGGGAGAATATTCCCCAGCCGGTATTGCAGGCTTTCCGCCTCATGCCCCGGGCACAGGCATTTTTTAAGATCCATTTGCCCGCTTCAGAAGAAGAAGCCAAACAGGCCCAGCGGCGCCTGAAGTTTGAGGAACTTTTCCTGGCACAGATCAGGATCTGCCGCCTCAAGATCCGGCGGCACCACCAGAGCCATGGTTTTGTGTTCAATGCCGTGGGGGAGGTTTTCAATAATTTCTACAATAACCATATGCCTTTCCCTTTAACAGGCGCGCAAAAACGTGTACTGAAAGAGATCAGGAAAGATACCGTCACCGGCCGCCAGATGAACCGTTTGCTCCAGGGAGATGTGGGCAGCGGAAAAACCATGGTAGCCCTGCTTACCCTGCTGATGGCCATTGATAATGGTTTCCAGGGATGTTTGATGGCGCCCACGGAAATACTGGCGCAGCAACATTATATTGGTCTTTCAGAACTGTTGAAAGACACGCCCGTAAAAGTAGCCCTGCTTACCGGGAATGTAAAAGGGAAAGCCCGTAAAACCATCCTAGCGGAAACTATTGAAGGAACGATACACATCCTCATTGGTACCCATGCCCTGCTGGAAAATGAAGTGAAATTTAAACATCTTGGCATGGCCATTGTGGATGAACAACACAGGTTTGGTGTAGCGCAACGGGCGCGGTTGTGGGAAAAGAACAATACCCCGCCACACATCCTGGTAATGACAGCCACACCTATTCCCAGAACATTGGCCATGACCGTGTATGGCGACCTGGATGTGTCCATCATAGATGAAATGCCCCCGGGCCGTAAACCCATCACCACAGTACACCGCACAGAATTCCAGCGGCCATCGGTGATGGATTTTATCAGGGAGGAAATACGGAAAGGGCGCCAGGCCTATATCGTGTACCCGCTGATAGAAGAGTCCGCCAATATGGACTACGAAAACCTGACGAAAGGGTATGAAGAAGTGAAAGCCTTCTTCCCCGAACCTAAATATTACATCAGTATGGTGCATGGGCGCCAGCCACAGGCCCAGAAAGAAACCAATATGCAACGTTTTGTTGCCGGCGATACCCAGATCATGGTAGCCACCACAGTGATTGAAGTAGGGGTGAACGTACCGAACGCTTCCGTGATGGTGATAGAAAGTACAGAACGTTTTGGCTTATCCCAGCTTCACCAGTTAAGAGGCCGGGTAGGCAGGGGGGCAGAACAGAGTTTTTGTATCCTCATGACGGGCAATAAGTTAGGAAAAGATTCGCAGGAACGGGTAAAGGTAATGGTGAAAACAAACGATGGATTTGTGATCTCCGAAAAGGATATGGAACTGAGAGGACCGGGAGATATGGAAGGTACCCGCCAGAGTGGTTTGCTGGACCTGAAACTCGCCGATATTGTACAGGACAGGGCGATGCTTGCAGCCGCGAGGGAATGTGCAGAAAAGATACTGTCAGAAGACCCCGAATTAGAACTACCTGAGAATAAACCGCTTTCAGAATATTTGGCCACACAAAGGTCAAAATCTTCCTGGAGTAAAATATCTTAA
- a CDS encoding glycosyltransferase — MSDNLGIIIFYIFASAAGVQVLYYLIFFSRVAFYNRKFEEELPPQEPLSVIICAKNEERSLPKNLPTVLQQRYHERSEPAYEVIVVNDNSEDDSKYYLASIENGYPHYRHIEIKQAAQFIPGKKYPLSIGIKGAKHETLVLTDADCKPGSTYWLSMMGQGFENGKEIVLGYGPYYKKAGFLNKVIRYETFFSALQYLSFALSGIPYMGVGRNLAYKKDLFFRHKGFTSHQHLASGDDDLFVNKAANSRNVGVVINKHAFAYSEPKTKWEHWFNQKTRHMSTGKHYRFGHKLLLGLFSLSHFVFYPALVAALFYPPLLEITLYIIGAKVLIQSVITFFALRKLDEKDLFWYSWLLDILMFLYYVIFTPALFFKKGKSKWK; from the coding sequence ATGTCGGACAATCTCGGGATTATCATCTTTTATATTTTTGCCTCGGCGGCAGGTGTTCAGGTTCTCTATTACCTCATCTTCTTTTCCCGGGTAGCCTTTTATAATCGAAAGTTTGAAGAAGAGCTTCCTCCACAGGAGCCTCTTTCCGTAATTATATGCGCTAAAAATGAGGAGCGGAGCCTTCCGAAAAACCTCCCCACCGTATTACAGCAACGGTATCATGAGCGTTCGGAACCAGCCTATGAAGTGATTGTGGTGAACGACAATTCAGAGGATGATTCCAAATATTACCTTGCCTCCATTGAAAACGGTTATCCACATTACCGCCATATTGAGATCAAACAGGCTGCCCAGTTCATACCCGGTAAAAAGTACCCGCTTTCCATCGGTATCAAAGGAGCCAAACATGAAACACTGGTACTGACGGACGCGGATTGCAAACCGGGCAGTACTTACTGGCTGTCTATGATGGGCCAGGGTTTTGAGAATGGAAAAGAAATAGTGCTGGGTTACGGGCCTTACTATAAAAAGGCAGGGTTCCTCAATAAAGTGATCCGTTACGAAACGTTCTTCAGTGCCCTGCAATATCTGTCCTTTGCCCTGAGCGGCATTCCCTATATGGGGGTAGGCCGTAACCTGGCTTATAAAAAAGACCTGTTCTTCCGGCATAAAGGGTTCACTTCTCATCAGCACCTGGCTTCCGGGGATGATGACCTGTTTGTGAACAAGGCAGCCAATAGCAGGAATGTGGGGGTAGTGATCAATAAACACGCCTTCGCCTATTCAGAGCCTAAAACAAAATGGGAACACTGGTTTAATCAGAAAACCCGGCATATGAGCACCGGCAAGCATTACCGCTTTGGCCACAAACTGCTGCTGGGCCTGTTCTCGCTTTCTCATTTCGTTTTCTACCCTGCACTGGTAGCAGCCTTGTTCTATCCGCCCCTGCTGGAGATCACCTTATATATAATAGGTGCGAAAGTATTGATCCAGTCTGTGATCACCTTCTTTGCGCTGAGGAAGCTGGATGAGAAGGACCTGTTCTGGTACAGCTGGCTGCTGGACATTCTCATGTTCCTATATTACGTTATCTTTACGCCCGCTTTGTTCTTCAAAAAAGGAAAGAGCAAGTGGAAATAA
- a CDS encoding citrate (Si)-synthase, eukaryotic, translating into MSYIKEKFKAKADELNTEVKDLLKNHGTKKIDEGVTLAQAYQGMRGVTGLVTETSLLDANEGIRFRGYSIPELREQLPKAVNGAEPLPEGLFYLMLIGELPTEADVQNISSVLGRRSHVPNHVFDAIEALPISAHPMTMFTVAVMALQTESLFAKAYADGMNKKDYWSYMYEDSLNLIARLPRVAAYIYRRKYKNGEHIQPDGMLDWAGNFAHMLGYEDEGFKELMRLYMVIHADHEGGNVSAHTTHLVGSALSDAYLSFAAGMNGLAGPLHGLANQEVIKWILAMREELGGGVPTKDQIAAYVKKTLSEGKVVPGYGHAVLRKTDPRFTAQMEFAKNHIPDDELVKIVWSVYETVPPILQDLGKVKNPWPNVDAHSGALLLHYGLVEYEFYTVLFGVSRALGVLASLCWDRALGLSLERPKSVTSEWMKLFVEGKVEAIAE; encoded by the coding sequence ATGAGTTATATAAAAGAGAAATTCAAGGCTAAGGCAGACGAGCTGAACACAGAGGTTAAGGATCTGCTGAAGAATCATGGCACAAAAAAGATTGATGAGGGGGTAACCCTTGCCCAGGCTTATCAGGGTATGCGCGGTGTTACCGGGTTGGTTACAGAAACTTCCCTGCTGGATGCAAATGAAGGTATTCGCTTCCGTGGCTACTCCATACCAGAATTGAGAGAACAACTGCCAAAGGCGGTGAATGGTGCGGAACCATTACCGGAAGGCCTGTTCTACCTGATGCTGATCGGTGAACTGCCAACAGAAGCAGATGTACAGAACATCAGCAGTGTATTAGGCCGCCGCTCTCATGTGCCAAACCATGTGTTTGACGCTATCGAAGCATTACCTATCTCCGCTCACCCCATGACGATGTTTACCGTTGCGGTTATGGCCCTGCAAACTGAATCGCTGTTTGCAAAAGCTTATGCTGACGGGATGAATAAAAAAGATTACTGGAGTTACATGTATGAGGATTCTTTGAACCTCATTGCACGTTTACCCCGTGTTGCGGCTTATATCTATCGCCGTAAATATAAAAATGGTGAGCACATCCAACCGGATGGCATGCTCGATTGGGCCGGCAACTTCGCTCACATGCTGGGTTATGAAGATGAAGGCTTTAAAGAACTGATGCGTTTGTACATGGTGATCCACGCAGACCACGAAGGCGGTAACGTGAGCGCACATACTACACACCTCGTAGGTTCTGCACTGAGCGATGCTTACCTTTCTTTCGCTGCCGGTATGAATGGTCTGGCTGGTCCTTTACACGGCCTCGCTAACCAGGAAGTGATCAAATGGATCCTTGCCATGCGCGAAGAACTGGGTGGTGGTGTTCCCACAAAAGATCAAATCGCTGCTTACGTAAAGAAGACACTGTCTGAAGGTAAAGTAGTACCGGGTTATGGCCACGCCGTACTCCGCAAAACTGATCCCCGCTTCACAGCACAAATGGAATTTGCCAAGAACCACATCCCCGATGATGAACTGGTGAAAATTGTTTGGAGCGTATACGAAACCGTTCCGCCAATTTTACAGGACCTGGGCAAAGTGAAAAATCCATGGCCTAACGTGGATGCTCACTCCGGCGCATTATTGCTGCACTACGGACTGGTGGAATATGAATTCTACACCGTGCTGTTTGGTGTATCCCGCGCACTGGGTGTTTTAGCTTCCCTCTGCTGGGACCGCGCACTGGGCCTCTCCCTGGAAAGACCTAAATCCGTTACTTCTGAATGGATGAAACTTTTCGTGGAAGGTAAAGTAGAAGCGATCGCTGAATAA